A DNA window from Pontiella agarivorans contains the following coding sequences:
- a CDS encoding DEAD/DEAH box helicase family protein: MYKLRPYQQESVDRTLAYFRKRRSPAVIVLPTGAGKSLVIAELAKIAKGRVLVLAHVKELVEQNHLKYESYGLQAGIYSAGLNQKDSTQKVIFGSIQSVAKADDAFFSNFTLLVIDECHRVGLEPDSQYGKVIQQLKRNNKHICILGLTATPYRLGLGWIYNYALRGEVKTQQRRFFKHCIFDLPLKYMIRNKYLTPPVKVDIPVTSYDFSELTENGQSYTMAQLENVLNRQRRLTPLIIKNIIDITESDQRQGVMIFSSTVKHAKEIMEHLPEGQARLVLGTTELSERDQIVHDFKQKAFTYLVNVSVLTTGFDAAHVDVIAILRPTDSISLYQQIIGRGLRLEPDKKDCLVLDYTGMGHSIFSPEIGDKKPASESVPVKVPCPECGFVNDFWGIVDDDGTLLEHFGRKCRGGKTHPQTFEFTPCGYLFRFKICPQCSAQNDITARDCCRCGSVLIDPDDKLKQAKLSKGAHVLAPDSFEMLERVDKNGNPYLQVKYYDYDANALTEMHYLNNPTSLKKFSINFLRSHLRRPELKLNISSVSDVLQIQSQLRMPSFVIARKQGKFWKITEKIFSEEL; this comes from the coding sequence ATGTATAAACTCAGACCATACCAACAGGAATCCGTTGATCGCACCCTCGCTTACTTCAGAAAGCGACGAAGCCCTGCGGTGATCGTTTTGCCCACGGGGGCCGGCAAAAGTCTGGTGATTGCGGAATTGGCTAAAATAGCCAAAGGCCGCGTCTTGGTGCTCGCGCATGTCAAAGAGCTGGTAGAGCAAAACCATTTAAAATATGAAAGCTATGGCCTGCAGGCCGGGATCTATTCGGCGGGATTGAATCAGAAGGATAGCACGCAGAAGGTTATCTTCGGCAGCATTCAGTCGGTCGCGAAGGCCGATGATGCCTTTTTCAGTAATTTCACGTTACTCGTGATCGACGAATGTCACCGCGTCGGCCTGGAACCGGACAGTCAATACGGAAAAGTCATCCAACAGCTCAAACGGAACAATAAGCACATTTGTATCCTGGGCCTGACGGCGACCCCGTATCGCTTAGGACTCGGCTGGATCTATAATTACGCGCTGCGCGGGGAGGTTAAGACGCAGCAGCGTCGCTTCTTTAAGCACTGCATCTTCGATCTGCCCCTGAAGTATATGATCCGGAATAAATACCTGACGCCCCCTGTAAAGGTCGATATTCCGGTCACATCGTACGACTTCTCCGAGCTGACCGAAAACGGCCAATCGTACACGATGGCTCAACTGGAGAACGTGCTGAACCGGCAACGGCGGCTCACGCCCCTGATCATCAAAAACATCATTGATATTACGGAGAGCGACCAGCGGCAGGGGGTGATGATTTTCAGCTCCACCGTAAAACATGCGAAGGAGATCATGGAACATCTTCCGGAGGGGCAGGCCCGGCTGGTCCTGGGCACCACCGAGCTGAGCGAGCGCGATCAGATCGTTCATGATTTTAAGCAGAAAGCGTTTACCTATTTAGTGAACGTATCCGTGTTAACGACCGGGTTCGACGCAGCGCATGTCGATGTGATCGCGATCCTGCGCCCAACGGATTCGATTAGCCTGTATCAGCAGATCATCGGCCGCGGTTTGCGTTTGGAACCCGATAAAAAGGATTGTCTGGTGTTGGATTACACCGGGATGGGACATAGCATTTTCAGCCCGGAGATTGGCGATAAAAAGCCGGCATCCGAATCGGTCCCGGTCAAAGTGCCCTGCCCCGAATGCGGCTTTGTGAATGACTTCTGGGGGATCGTCGACGATGACGGAACGCTGCTGGAACACTTCGGCCGGAAGTGCCGCGGGGGGAAGACCCATCCACAGACCTTCGAGTTTACGCCGTGCGGCTATCTTTTCCGTTTTAAGATCTGCCCCCAATGTTCCGCTCAAAATGACATCACCGCTCGTGATTGCTGCCGCTGCGGCAGTGTGCTGATCGATCCGGACGACAAACTCAAACAGGCCAAACTTTCGAAAGGCGCCCATGTGCTCGCTCCGGATTCATTTGAGATGCTTGAGCGCGTTGATAAAAACGGGAATCCTTACCTTCAGGTAAAGTATTACGATTACGACGCAAATGCCCTCACTGAAATGCACTACCTCAACAATCCAACGAGCCTTAAGAAAT